A window of the Branchiibius hedensis genome harbors these coding sequences:
- a CDS encoding ATP-dependent helicase — MADVLDRFSPATRAWFEGTFSAPTPAQAGSWEAISSGQHTLVVAPTGSGKTLSAFLWSLDRLAAEGVPEDPQQRCRILYISPMKALAVDVERNLRSPLVGITHAATRLGEPEPDITVAVRSGDTTAQDRRVFAKAPADVLITTPESLFLLLTSAARESLRGVQTVIIDEIHAVAGTKRGAHLALSLERLDELLQTPAQRVGLSATVRPVEEVARYLAGGRPVSIVQPPIEKSWDLEVVVPVPDMSELGQVTGDLSGAAAGPVERTSIWPHVEERIVDLVAEHRSTLIFANSRRLAERLTARLNEIWSERLDPVATQEISAPPAQVMAQAGATKGAPPVLARAHHGSVSKEQRGEIEDALKRGDLPAVVATSSLELGIDMGAVDLVIQVESPPSVASGLQRVGRAGHQVGATSHGVLFPKFRGDLLQTTVVAQRMRTGQIEALHVPANPLDVLAQQIVAMCAMDDWLVDDLERVVRRTASFATLARPLLESVLDMLSGRYPSDEFAELRARLVWDRISGTLTGRRGAQRLAVTSGGTIPDRGLYGVFLASGTGPGRRVGELDEEMVYESRVGDVFTLGTSSWRIEDITHDQVLVSPAPGQPGKLPFWKGDTLGRPAELGRAVGEFVRSVGAQEDATAREELRVAGLDDWASDNLLGYLREQQDATGQLPTDRQIVVERFRDELGDWRIVIHSPYGAQIHAPWALAISARLREQFGLEVQAMHGDDGIVLRMLDFEIEDGDQPVGQRLLDAIILDPDEVAELVTREIGGSALFASRFRECAARALLIPRRQPGRRQALWQQRQRSAQLLEVAARYPSFPIILEAVRECVQDVFDVPALTGLMRDIGSRTVRVVQVDTPSASPFARSLLFGYVAQFLYEGDSPLAERRAAALAMDPSLLADLLGHGEGAALRDLLDPQVVDATEQELQRLTPERAARDAEDVVDLLRALGPLPADQIAVRTVIDARDQVPQWLAHLEQTRQVFQARWGGVDHFAAIEDAGRLRDALGVGLPPGIATAFTDSVPDPLGDLLARYARTHGPFGIDDIAQHFGLGRAVAATGCRRLVTDGRLVEGELRPDGATGGLDLCDPQVLRLLRRRSLASLRAEVEPVPAQDFARFLPAWQAVGSGQRGMDGLFRAVEQLAGARLPASALETLVLPARVAGYTPALLDEAMSSGEVLWQGHAALPGDDGWVSLHLADAAPLTLLVGEGAADSPLHEAVRGALTGGGAFFFRPLLDAVRRAGQEKVSEKELVAALWDLVWAGEVSGDTIAALRARLGGGRPAHRSRSRGPRRARYGRPGGISLGSGLSGGGATPADAAGRWTLLPQPDSNVTARALARAEVLLDRYGVVTRGSVTAEGVDGGFAGVYRVLAAAEEAGRVRRGYFIEGLGAAQFASGGAVDRLRASSKPIGTSRNPWDGPAPVDQGRTLVLAAADPANPYGAALPWPDRELDPAVGDLGKTPRSGHKPGRKAGALVVLVDGALVLYVERGGRTLLSYSADPVDLRAAADALALAVREGALGALTVRSADGDPVLGSDQPLAAALAEAGFHVTPRGLRIRT; from the coding sequence ATGGCCGATGTCCTTGACCGCTTCTCCCCCGCGACCCGCGCATGGTTCGAGGGCACCTTCAGCGCGCCCACCCCCGCCCAGGCCGGTTCGTGGGAGGCGATCAGCAGCGGCCAGCACACCCTGGTGGTGGCTCCGACCGGGTCGGGCAAGACGTTGTCGGCGTTCCTGTGGTCGCTGGACCGGCTTGCCGCAGAGGGTGTCCCGGAAGATCCGCAGCAGCGCTGCCGGATCCTCTACATCTCCCCGATGAAGGCCCTCGCCGTCGACGTGGAGCGCAACCTGCGCTCGCCCCTGGTCGGGATCACCCACGCCGCCACCCGCCTCGGTGAGCCGGAGCCGGACATCACGGTCGCCGTCCGTTCTGGTGACACCACCGCACAGGATCGGCGGGTCTTCGCCAAGGCCCCCGCCGACGTGCTCATCACCACCCCCGAGTCGCTCTTCCTGCTGCTGACGTCGGCGGCCCGGGAGTCGTTGCGCGGGGTCCAGACCGTGATCATCGACGAGATCCACGCCGTCGCCGGTACCAAGCGCGGCGCCCACCTGGCCTTGTCCCTGGAGCGACTCGACGAGCTCCTGCAAACCCCCGCGCAGCGGGTCGGCCTGTCGGCGACGGTCCGACCCGTGGAGGAGGTGGCGCGCTACCTCGCCGGCGGCCGACCGGTCAGCATCGTGCAACCACCGATCGAGAAGTCCTGGGACCTGGAGGTCGTCGTCCCCGTCCCCGACATGTCCGAGTTGGGCCAGGTCACCGGCGACCTGTCCGGTGCTGCCGCCGGGCCCGTCGAGCGTACGTCGATCTGGCCGCACGTCGAGGAACGCATCGTCGATCTGGTGGCCGAGCATCGCAGCACCTTGATCTTCGCCAACTCCCGGCGACTGGCCGAGCGGTTGACGGCGCGGCTCAACGAGATCTGGAGCGAACGACTCGATCCCGTTGCGACGCAGGAGATTTCGGCCCCTCCTGCGCAGGTCATGGCCCAGGCGGGCGCGACCAAAGGTGCACCGCCGGTGCTTGCGCGCGCCCACCACGGATCGGTCAGCAAGGAGCAGCGCGGCGAGATCGAGGACGCGCTCAAACGCGGCGATCTGCCCGCCGTGGTCGCCACGAGTTCGCTCGAACTCGGTATCGACATGGGCGCGGTCGACCTGGTCATCCAGGTCGAGTCGCCACCGAGCGTGGCCAGCGGTCTGCAACGGGTGGGCCGGGCCGGTCACCAGGTCGGTGCCACCTCGCACGGCGTGCTCTTCCCCAAGTTCCGCGGCGACCTGCTGCAGACCACCGTGGTGGCCCAGCGCATGCGCACCGGGCAGATCGAGGCACTGCACGTCCCAGCCAATCCACTGGATGTCCTAGCCCAGCAGATCGTGGCGATGTGCGCGATGGACGACTGGCTCGTCGATGACCTCGAGCGAGTGGTCCGCCGCACTGCGTCGTTCGCGACACTGGCCCGACCGTTGCTGGAGTCGGTGCTGGACATGTTGTCCGGGCGGTACCCCAGCGACGAATTCGCCGAGCTACGAGCGCGATTGGTGTGGGACCGCATCTCCGGCACGCTCACCGGCCGTCGCGGTGCGCAACGGTTGGCGGTCACCAGTGGTGGCACCATCCCCGACCGCGGCCTGTACGGCGTGTTCCTGGCCTCCGGCACCGGCCCGGGACGCCGGGTGGGTGAGCTGGACGAGGAAATGGTCTACGAGTCGCGGGTCGGCGACGTCTTCACCCTGGGGACCAGTAGCTGGCGCATCGAGGACATCACGCACGACCAGGTGCTGGTCTCCCCTGCACCAGGGCAGCCGGGCAAGCTGCCGTTCTGGAAAGGTGACACCCTCGGCCGACCCGCCGAACTCGGCCGCGCCGTCGGCGAGTTCGTCCGATCGGTCGGTGCCCAGGAGGATGCCACCGCCCGGGAGGAGTTGCGGGTCGCAGGTCTGGATGACTGGGCTTCGGACAACCTGCTGGGTTATCTGCGCGAGCAACAGGACGCCACCGGTCAGTTGCCGACCGACCGGCAGATCGTCGTCGAACGCTTCCGCGACGAACTGGGCGATTGGCGCATCGTCATTCACTCGCCGTACGGTGCCCAGATCCACGCGCCGTGGGCGCTGGCCATCTCCGCCCGATTGCGCGAGCAGTTCGGCCTGGAGGTCCAGGCGATGCACGGCGACGACGGAATCGTCCTGCGAATGCTGGACTTCGAGATCGAGGACGGCGATCAACCCGTCGGGCAGCGGCTGCTGGACGCGATCATCCTCGACCCCGACGAGGTCGCCGAACTGGTCACCCGGGAGATCGGCGGCTCGGCCCTGTTCGCCTCCCGCTTCCGCGAGTGCGCGGCGCGGGCGCTGCTGATCCCCCGCCGCCAGCCGGGGCGGCGCCAGGCGCTGTGGCAGCAGCGACAGCGGTCGGCACAACTGCTGGAGGTCGCTGCCCGCTACCCGTCCTTCCCGATCATTCTGGAGGCGGTGCGCGAGTGCGTGCAGGACGTCTTCGACGTGCCCGCCCTGACCGGGTTGATGCGCGACATCGGGTCGCGAACGGTGCGCGTGGTCCAGGTCGACACCCCCAGCGCGTCACCGTTCGCGCGCAGTCTGCTCTTCGGGTACGTCGCGCAGTTCCTCTACGAGGGCGACTCACCGCTGGCGGAGCGCAGGGCCGCGGCGTTGGCCATGGACCCGTCCCTGTTGGCCGATCTGCTCGGCCACGGTGAAGGTGCCGCGCTGCGGGACCTGCTCGACCCGCAGGTCGTGGACGCCACCGAGCAGGAGTTGCAGCGTCTCACCCCCGAGCGCGCGGCGCGCGACGCCGAAGATGTGGTGGACCTGCTACGTGCGCTGGGACCGCTACCAGCCGATCAGATTGCCGTGCGGACGGTCATCGACGCCCGTGACCAGGTTCCGCAGTGGCTGGCGCACCTGGAGCAGACGCGGCAGGTCTTCCAAGCCCGGTGGGGCGGCGTCGACCACTTCGCCGCGATCGAGGACGCCGGCCGGCTACGCGATGCGCTCGGGGTCGGTCTACCACCCGGGATCGCGACCGCCTTCACCGACAGCGTCCCGGACCCGTTGGGTGACCTCCTGGCCCGCTACGCGCGCACCCACGGGCCGTTCGGGATCGACGACATCGCCCAGCACTTCGGGTTGGGTCGCGCGGTAGCCGCCACCGGGTGCCGACGGTTGGTCACCGACGGACGTCTCGTCGAAGGCGAGTTGCGACCCGACGGGGCCACGGGCGGCCTCGACCTGTGCGACCCGCAGGTGCTGCGGCTGCTGCGCCGCAGATCGCTGGCCAGCCTGCGCGCCGAGGTCGAACCGGTGCCGGCCCAGGACTTTGCTCGTTTCCTGCCCGCCTGGCAGGCCGTCGGCTCCGGGCAGCGCGGGATGGACGGTTTGTTCCGGGCGGTCGAGCAGCTGGCTGGTGCACGACTTCCGGCCAGCGCCCTGGAAACCCTGGTGTTGCCGGCGCGGGTCGCCGGATACACCCCGGCACTGCTGGATGAGGCCATGTCCAGCGGCGAGGTGCTCTGGCAGGGGCACGCAGCGCTGCCCGGGGACGACGGATGGGTCTCGTTACATCTCGCCGATGCAGCGCCGCTGACCTTGCTCGTCGGCGAGGGCGCGGCCGACAGCCCACTGCACGAGGCCGTCCGCGGTGCACTGACCGGTGGCGGTGCGTTCTTCTTCCGGCCCTTACTGGACGCGGTACGCCGAGCGGGCCAGGAGAAGGTCAGCGAGAAGGAGCTGGTTGCCGCGCTGTGGGATCTGGTGTGGGCCGGTGAGGTCAGCGGTGACACGATCGCCGCGCTGCGGGCCCGGCTGGGCGGCGGTCGACCTGCGCACCGCTCGCGCAGTCGAGGACCGCGGCGGGCGCGGTACGGCCGACCGGGCGGGATCTCACTGGGCTCCGGGCTGTCCGGCGGCGGCGCCACGCCGGCGGACGCTGCGGGACGGTGGACCCTTCTGCCCCAGCCCGATTCGAATGTCACGGCCCGGGCGCTGGCGAGGGCCGAGGTCTTGCTGGACAGGTACGGCGTGGTGACGCGGGGTTCGGTGACGGCCGAAGGGGTCGACGGCGGATTCGCCGGCGTCTATCGGGTCCTGGCTGCGGCCGAGGAGGCCGGACGGGTCCGACGCGGCTATTTCATCGAAGGTCTCGGAGCCGCCCAGTTCGCCTCCGGCGGTGCGGTCGATCGACTCCGCGCCTCCAGCAAACCCATCGGCACCTCCCGCAATCCGTGGGACGGACCGGCACCGGTCGACCAGGGGCGCACGCTGGTGCTCGCGGCCGCCGATCCGGCCAACCCGTATGGCGCGGCGCTGCCCTGGCCGGACCGGGAGCTCGACCCGGCAGTCGGCGATCTGGGCAAGACGCCCCGGTCCGGCCACAAACCGGGACGCAAGGCCGGCGCGTTGGTGGTGCTGGTGGATGGTGCCCTCGTGCTGTACGTCGAGCGGGGTGGCCGCACGCTGCTGTCCTATTCGGCCGATCCGGTCGATCTGCGAGCGGCCGCCGACGCGCTGGCGCTCGCCGTGCGAGAGGGTGCCCTCGGGGCACTGACCGTGCGGTCAGCGGACGGTGACCCGGTACTCGGCTCGGACCAGCCATTGGCGGCGGCGCTGGCGGAGGCGGGCTTTCATGTGACACCCCGCGGTCTTCGGATCCGGACCTGA